A part of Thalassophryne amazonica chromosome 3, fThaAma1.1, whole genome shotgun sequence genomic DNA contains:
- the LOC117507779 gene encoding transmembrane protein 82-like encodes MSVSSTDTDDSQTENGRNHRSGFPVSPLNYSWKTALQFWCLTVILSLVGSRVSSLIVLEFVLRAVSSWASPRLDATSRGPHLLLIQCQFSLGCGLTCTLIFLHEGAPHSSLSLFLAAALSWALADYCHSLWNHAARLYPLHSSQRYCGKCITLLTSGHTILASLQKVVVLAFTVATVAGTATVCDHFLSQKDALKFWTPLTLCYAMLVVYMQEEQDRQTVADALLNSVVLRLGALLVLMLLMGYWSDVFQILISFLGEAVCLLPCRDLLQPTLKVHQIYLISSITYLLHSLTLS; translated from the exons ATGTCAGTCTCATCCACAGATACAGA TGATTCTCAAACAGAAAATGGAAGAAATCACAGATCAGGTTTTCCTGTCAGTCCTCTGAACTACAGCTGGAAAACAGCGCTCCAGTTCTGGTGCCTGACTGTCATACTGTCTCTGGTGGGTTCGCGGGTGTCCTCTCTGATTGTGCTGGAGTTTGTCCTTAGGGCTGTTTCTTCCTGGGCTTCACCAAGACTG GATGCCACCAGCAGAGGTCCACATCTGCTTCTGATCCAGTGCCAGTTCTCTTTGGGTTGTGGCCTCACCTGCACTCTTATTTTCCTCCATGAGGGGGCTCCACATAGTTCCCTCAGCTTGTTTCTAGCAGCTGCACTCAGCTGGGCACTGGCAGATTACTGCCATAGTCTGTGGAACCATGCAGCCAGACTCTACCCCTTGCATAGCTCACAGCGCTACTGTGGGAAGTGTATCACCCTCCTGACCTCCGGACACACTATACTGGCTTCACTTCAAAAAGTGGTTGTCTTGGCCTTTACTGTAGCAACTGTGGCCGGCACCGCTACAGTTTGTGACCACTTCCTCTCCCAGAAGGATGCTTTGAAGTTTTGGACTCCTCTGACATTATGTTATGCTATGCTTGTGGTCTATATGCAAG AAGAGCAGGATCGGCAGACCGTGGCAGATGCTCTGTTAAACTCCGTAGTGCTGCGACTGGGAGCCTTATTGGTGCTCATGCTGTTGATGGGCTACTGGTCCGATGTTTTTCAAATCCTCATCAGTTTCCTGGGAGAAGCAGTCTGTTTGCTGCCCTGTCGGGACCTGCTGCAGCCCACACTGAAGGTCCATCAGATATATTTAATTTCCTCAATAACTTATTTACTACATTCATTAACTCTGTCATGA